One part of the Bdellovibrio sp. KM01 genome encodes these proteins:
- a CDS encoding nucleoside deaminase, with protein sequence MNKDFMIRAVELSRKNMQGGAGGPFGAVIVKDGKIIGEGWNKVTSSNDPTAHAEVSAIRDACANVKNFSLDGAEIYTSCEPCPMCLAAIYWARISTIYYGNTRKDAADIQFDDDFLYQEIPKDIKDRKVPMIQCGHTEALAVFKEWENKTDKIPY encoded by the coding sequence ATGAATAAAGACTTCATGATTCGAGCGGTTGAGCTCTCTAGAAAAAATATGCAAGGTGGCGCTGGTGGTCCTTTTGGGGCTGTCATTGTTAAGGATGGAAAGATCATCGGTGAAGGTTGGAACAAAGTTACTTCTTCCAACGATCCGACGGCGCATGCTGAAGTTTCGGCTATCCGTGATGCTTGTGCTAACGTTAAAAACTTCTCTTTGGACGGTGCTGAGATCTACACCAGCTGTGAGCCTTGTCCTATGTGCTTGGCTGCGATTTATTGGGCACGTATTTCTACGATCTATTACGGAAACACTCGCAAAGATGCTGCTGACATCCAATTCGATGACGATTTCCTTTATCAGGAAATTCCTAAAGACATCAAAGACCGCAAAGTCCCTATGATTCAGTGTGGTCACACAGAAGCTCTTGCAGTATTTAAAGAGTGGGAAAACAAAACTGACAAGATCCCCTACTAA